A section of the Carya illinoinensis cultivar Pawnee chromosome 12, C.illinoinensisPawnee_v1, whole genome shotgun sequence genome encodes:
- the LOC122290301 gene encoding phosphopantothenoylcysteine decarboxylase-like — MASSEPVNVERDPIQVNGTPRKPRILLAASGSVAAIKFSNLCHCFSEWAEVKAVATQASLHFIDRVSLPKDVVLYTDEDEWSSWKKIGDSVLHIELRRWADIMVIAPLSANTLGKIAGGLCDNLLTCIVRAWDYSKPFFVAPSMNTLMWNNPFTERHLMSIDELGISLIPPVTKRLACGDYGNGAMAEPSLIYSTVRLFLESRAQQGGSNIQ; from the exons ATGGCAAGCTCAGAACCTGTGAATGTAGAGAGGGATCCAATTCAAGTTAATGGTACTCCCAGGAAACCACGGATTCTTCTTGCTGCAAGTGGAAGTGTGGCAGCCATAAAGTTTTCAAATCTCTGCCATTGTTTTTCAGAATGGGCTGAAGTAAAAGCTGTTGCCACTCAAGCATCTTTACATTTCATAGATAGGGTGTCACTACCCAAGGATGTAGTTCTTTATACTGATGAGGATGAATGGTCAAGTTGGAAGAAAATTGGTGATAGCGTGCTTCACATTGAGCTGCGTCGATGGGCTGATATTATGGTCATTGCTCCATTGTCAGCCAACACACTCGGCAAG ATCGCTGGGGGATTGTGTGACAATCTATTGACATGCATTGTGCGGGCATGGGATTACAGCAAGCCATTCTTTGTCGCACCTTCCATGAACACGTTGATGTGGAACAATCCTTTTACAGAGCGACATCTCATGTCAATTGACGAGCTTGGGATTTCTCTCATCCCACCTGTCACAAAGAGGCTGGCTTGTGGGGACTATGGCAATGGTGCGATGGCAGAACCATCCCTTATCTACTCAACAGTAAGGCTTTTCTTAGAGTCAAGGGCTCAACAAGGTGGCAGTAACATTCAGTAA